From the genome of Chrysiogenia bacterium, one region includes:
- a CDS encoding ATP-binding cassette domain-containing protein, translating into MITANNVSLAYGKRVLFEKVNIEFTPGNCYGIIGANGAGKSTFLKILLGELEPDSGEILKSKKARISGLEQDQFKYDDYTVIDTVYMGNPRLYKVMKEREELYALPEMNEEQGMRVADLESEFAEMGGWEAESEAATLLDGLGIPTELHTESMGSLGGGEKVRVLLAQALFGSPDILILDEPTNHLDAQSMAWLEDFLINFPNTVILVSHDRFFLDRVCTHIADIDYSKIELFTGNYSYWYQATRLVQQQRQALKEKNDAKIKDLKDFIARFGANAARSRQATARKKMIDKLEVEAIRPSTRRYPHIVFKADREAGKELLETDGLSKTLDGEILFKDVTFNLQKGQKVAFISKNPQAVTTLFEILIGENKADTGSFKWGVTTSQAYFPKDNTKFFQDDVNLLQWMEPWVKEKDEQTVRSFLGRMLFSGEEPLKKCTVLSGGEKVRCMLARMMASGANVLLMDQPTNHLDLESIAALSDGVRTFEGTALFTTHDRRFIEECADRIIELTPNGCIDEIIGYDDYMANAKIQERREQLYGT; encoded by the coding sequence ATGATTACCGCCAACAACGTGAGCCTTGCCTACGGCAAGCGCGTCCTCTTTGAAAAGGTCAATATCGAGTTCACGCCGGGCAACTGCTACGGCATCATCGGTGCCAACGGGGCGGGCAAGTCCACGTTTCTCAAGATCCTGCTGGGGGAACTGGAGCCCGATTCGGGCGAGATCCTCAAGTCCAAGAAGGCGCGCATCTCCGGCCTGGAGCAGGACCAGTTCAAATACGACGACTACACGGTCATCGACACCGTCTACATGGGCAATCCGCGTCTCTACAAGGTGATGAAGGAACGCGAAGAGCTCTATGCCCTGCCGGAGATGAATGAAGAGCAGGGAATGCGCGTTGCCGATCTCGAAAGCGAGTTCGCCGAGATGGGCGGCTGGGAGGCCGAGTCCGAGGCCGCGACCCTGCTCGACGGGCTGGGCATTCCCACCGAGCTGCATACCGAGAGCATGGGCAGCCTGGGCGGCGGCGAGAAGGTGCGCGTGCTTCTGGCGCAGGCGCTCTTTGGCAGCCCCGACATCCTGATCCTCGACGAGCCAACCAACCACCTGGACGCCCAGTCGATGGCCTGGCTCGAAGACTTCCTCATCAACTTTCCCAACACCGTTATCCTAGTCTCCCATGACCGCTTCTTCCTCGACCGGGTGTGCACGCACATTGCCGACATCGACTACAGCAAGATCGAGCTGTTCACCGGTAACTACAGCTACTGGTACCAGGCCACGCGACTGGTGCAGCAGCAGCGGCAGGCCCTCAAGGAAAAGAACGACGCAAAGATCAAGGACCTCAAGGACTTCATTGCGCGCTTTGGTGCCAACGCCGCGCGCTCTCGCCAGGCGACCGCACGCAAGAAGATGATCGACAAACTCGAAGTGGAGGCGATCCGTCCCAGCACGCGCCGCTATCCGCACATCGTGTTCAAGGCCGACCGTGAGGCGGGCAAGGAACTGCTGGAGACCGACGGCCTCTCGAAGACGCTCGACGGCGAGATCCTCTTCAAGGACGTGACCTTCAACCTGCAGAAGGGGCAGAAGGTCGCCTTTATCTCCAAGAACCCGCAGGCGGTGACCACGCTGTTTGAAATCCTGATCGGCGAGAACAAGGCCGATACCGGAAGTTTCAAGTGGGGCGTCACCACCTCGCAGGCGTATTTCCCCAAGGACAACACGAAGTTCTTCCAGGACGACGTGAACCTGCTCCAGTGGATGGAACCCTGGGTCAAGGAAAAGGACGAACAAACCGTCCGCAGCTTCCTGGGCCGCATGCTCTTCTCGGGCGAGGAACCGCTCAAGAAGTGCACCGTGCTCTCGGGCGGCGAGAAAGTGCGCTGCATGCTCGCGCGGATGATGGCCTCGGGTGCCAACGTGCTGCTCATGGACCAGCCCACCAATCACCTCGACCTCGAATCCATCGCGGCCCTGAGCGACGGCGTGCGCACCTTCGAGGGCACCGCGCTCTTTACCACCCATGACCGTCGCTTCATCGAAGAGTGCGCCGACCGCATCATCGAGCTCACTCCGAACGGCTGCATCGACGAGATCATCGGCTACGACGACTACATGGCCAACGCGAAGATTCAGGAGCGCCGCGAGCAGCTCTACGGAACCTGA
- a CDS encoding long-chain fatty acid--CoA ligase, with the protein MGFEPKYRDLIVMFEDSVKKYGDKPFLGTKRGGQYQWITYKEFSKKVDALRAALKDLGIAAHDRVAAISNNREEWAIGAFATEGLGAAYVPMYESQLDKEWKYILNDSGAKACFVGNKEIFDRVTELKKELPNLQYVINFEGTADDNTSLSHLLKAGEGKDVPAHESDGSEVAAIIYTSGTTGNPKGVQLTHLNLASNVCALQQVVPMIEGEERTLAFLPWAHVFGGFIELNGLMSKGGSLGLAESVETIVDNLAEVKPTILFAVPRIWNRIYGGVQKQISEKPGIIQKIFEIGMRARSKQKRGESTSLIEGICLFLAEKLIFKKIVARFGGRLKWAISGAAALSSDVAEFVDNLGITVFEGYGMTESSGGTTANWPGSNKIGTVGRPIPGVEIKLDHDAPGGDADNGEIIIYGHGVMKGYYNLPDQTKETITEDGGLRTGDLGSIDKDGFLKITGRVKELYKLENAKYVAPAPLEESVTLSQYIAQAMFWGDNKPHNVALIVPDFENLTPWCAEHGIDTSSHEAMISDNRVHELIREELEKYSKEFKGFERAREFVVLHEPFSTENDMLTPTLKLKRRNVMTQYKSKLESLYK; encoded by the coding sequence ATGGGTTTTGAACCAAAGTACCGCGACCTGATCGTCATGTTCGAGGATTCGGTCAAGAAATACGGGGACAAGCCGTTTCTTGGTACCAAACGAGGCGGCCAGTACCAGTGGATCACCTACAAGGAGTTCTCAAAGAAGGTCGACGCGCTGCGCGCGGCGCTGAAGGATCTGGGCATTGCCGCGCACGACCGCGTCGCTGCAATCTCCAACAACCGCGAAGAATGGGCCATTGGCGCGTTCGCGACAGAGGGGCTCGGCGCCGCCTACGTTCCGATGTACGAGAGCCAGCTCGACAAGGAATGGAAATACATTCTCAATGATTCAGGTGCAAAAGCCTGCTTTGTCGGCAACAAGGAAATTTTCGATCGCGTCACCGAGCTCAAGAAAGAGCTGCCGAATCTTCAGTACGTCATCAACTTCGAAGGGACCGCCGACGACAACACTTCGCTGAGCCACCTGCTCAAAGCCGGTGAGGGCAAGGACGTCCCGGCACATGAGTCCGACGGCAGCGAAGTCGCGGCGATCATCTATACCTCCGGCACGACGGGCAATCCCAAGGGCGTGCAGCTCACCCACCTCAATCTGGCCTCGAATGTCTGCGCCCTGCAGCAAGTCGTGCCCATGATCGAGGGCGAAGAACGCACGCTGGCATTCCTGCCCTGGGCCCACGTGTTCGGTGGTTTTATCGAACTCAACGGCCTGATGAGCAAGGGCGGTTCGCTGGGCCTGGCCGAGAGCGTGGAAACCATCGTCGACAACCTCGCCGAGGTGAAGCCGACCATTCTCTTCGCCGTCCCGCGCATCTGGAACCGCATCTATGGCGGCGTGCAGAAGCAGATCTCCGAAAAGCCCGGCATCATCCAGAAGATCTTCGAGATCGGCATGCGCGCGCGCAGCAAGCAGAAGCGCGGAGAGAGCACCTCGCTCATCGAGGGGATCTGCCTGTTCCTGGCCGAGAAGCTGATCTTCAAGAAAATCGTCGCGCGCTTTGGCGGGCGGCTCAAGTGGGCCATCTCCGGCGCCGCGGCGCTTTCGTCCGACGTGGCCGAGTTCGTCGACAATCTGGGCATCACCGTGTTCGAGGGTTACGGCATGACCGAGAGCAGCGGCGGCACCACCGCCAACTGGCCCGGCAGCAACAAGATCGGGACCGTGGGCCGCCCCATTCCCGGCGTGGAGATCAAGCTCGACCACGACGCCCCCGGCGGGGACGCCGACAACGGCGAGATCATCATCTACGGCCACGGCGTGATGAAGGGCTACTACAACCTGCCCGATCAGACCAAAGAAACGATCACCGAGGACGGCGGCCTTCGTACCGGTGACTTGGGGAGTATCGACAAGGACGGGTTCCTCAAGATCACGGGTCGCGTCAAGGAACTCTACAAACTCGAAAACGCGAAGTACGTCGCACCCGCGCCGCTCGAAGAGTCCGTCACCCTCAGCCAGTACATTGCGCAGGCCATGTTCTGGGGAGACAACAAGCCCCACAACGTGGCGCTGATCGTCCCCGACTTCGAAAACCTCACCCCCTGGTGCGCCGAGCACGGCATCGATACCAGTTCCCACGAGGCGATGATCTCGGACAACCGGGTGCACGAGCTCATCCGCGAGGAACTCGAAAAATACAGCAAGGAGTTCAAGGGCTTTGAACGCGCCCGCGAGTTCGTCGTCCTGCACGAGCCTTTCAGCACCGAGAACGACATGCTCACGCCAACGCTCAAGCTCAAGCGCCGCAACGTGATGACGCAGTACAAGAGCAAGCTCGAGTCACTCTACAAGTAG
- a CDS encoding thiosulfate sulfurtransferase GlpE, with protein sequence MRQINIDEARALHEAGECLFVDIRDAESHREARIAGAVPLGDANFQEFLKETPRGKPLVVYCYHGNSSMAATQVLMDKGFADVVSMAGGFEEWALFHPYEEE encoded by the coding sequence ATCCGTCAGATCAACATCGATGAGGCCCGTGCCCTGCACGAGGCAGGAGAGTGCCTGTTCGTGGACATTCGCGACGCCGAATCCCACAGGGAGGCCCGCATCGCGGGGGCGGTGCCGCTGGGCGATGCCAACTTCCAGGAATTCCTGAAGGAAACCCCGCGTGGCAAACCGCTGGTGGTCTACTGCTACCACGGCAATTCCAGCATGGCGGCCACCCAGGTGCTCATGGACAAGGGATTTGCCGACGTGGTGAGCATGGCCGGCGGCTTTGAAGAGTGGGCGCTCTTTCATCCCTACGAGGAAGAATAA